The following proteins are encoded in a genomic region of Dioscorea cayenensis subsp. rotundata cultivar TDr96_F1 chromosome 8, TDr96_F1_v2_PseudoChromosome.rev07_lg8_w22 25.fasta, whole genome shotgun sequence:
- the LOC120266856 gene encoding protein EARLY FLOWERING 5 has product MKTTKGGKVMNPTDAYRKELRKKELKRNKKERKKVREVGILKKDPETIREQIQKLEMMKADGALDKARKHKKRQLEDTLNLVLKKKKEYEDKMRDKGEAPVMFSHLGPPRRRTAEEEERAKQLNPEDSVYYHPTMNPTGAPPPGKPPMYKSSIGPRIPLSAPTSAAASSSTSESEAGTSAVPPPPPPPPPPPLPDSSVTGNDSVGPSSLPLPPPPPAPPKPVADTNASLPPPPFPPPPPGPPPKDPALGHTSRPPPPPPPPTPITSTAVAAPSSARHRCVANRRCKKSCFAFRFCGYLNSNVTVTAVRPPPPPPPGLPPKPINPQADPMSSEAKVINDMSKMTQMLPPPPPLPNRVPLIPSQAEMMMPPGIAHFPPPPPPPPPDMRPPLPIPGALTQPSPPPPGVAPSSLMPMPPFAAPPGPGALMRPLFPPILPLQEDDLAAFRPPVPPKPSYVKSAASTVVKRPLAQHTPELTAMVPASVRVRRETALPKTKPKQQTSSSIPAPKPSASVVAGKAEMASASSAPKSQSIDDSYMAFLEDMKTLGALDG; this is encoded by the exons ATGAAGACGACCAAGGGAGGCAAGGTCATGAATCCCACTGACGCTTACCGCAAGGAGCTTCGCAAGAAGGAGCTCAAACGG aacaaaaaagaaagaaagaaggtgCGGGAAGTGGGAATTCTAAAGAAAGATCCAGAGACAATTAGAGAGCAGATCCAGAAGTTGGAAATGATGA AGGCCGATGGTGCTTTGGACAAGGCAAGGAAGCATAAGAAAAGACAACTTGAGGACACCCTAAACCTTgtcttgaagaaaaagaag GAGTATGAAGATAAGATGCGTGATAAAGGTGAGGCACCAGTTATGTTCAG CCACTTAGGCCCTCCTCGAAGACGGACTGCAGAGGAAGAGGAAAGAGCTAAACAATTAAATCCTGAG GATTCTGTTTATTATCATCCAACAATGAACCCGACAGGAGCTCCCCCTCCTGGAAAGCCACCCATGTATAAATCGTCCATAG GACCCAGAATTCCATTGTCTGCTCCCACCAGTGCTGCAGCGTCATCTTCAACTTCAGAGTCAGAAGCAGGAACTTCAGCAGTTCCGCCACCcccacctccaccaccaccaccacctttgCCAGATTCTAGTGTTACAGGTAATGATTCTGTTGGACCATCATCTCTCCCTTTGCCACCCCCTCCACCTGCTCCTCCTAAGCCGGTAGCAGATACGAATGCATCGTTGCCCCCACCACCATTCCCACCTCCACCTCCTGGGCCACCACCCAAGGACCCAGCTCTAGGTCATACATCAAGGCCACCACCCCCACCCCCACCCCCCACCCCCATCACTTCAACGGCCGTTGCAGCCCCCTCCTCCGCCAGGCACAGGTGTGTGGCAAACAGAAGATGCAAGAAATCCTGCTTC GCATTTAGATTTTGTGGGTATCTGAACAGCAATGTAACT gTGACTGCTGTGcgtcctccaccaccaccacctcctggTCTGCCACCAAAACCTATAAATCCGCAGGCTGATCCCATGTCCTCTGAGGCAAAGGTGATAAACGATATGTCTAAGATGACTCAAATGCTTCCCCCACCTCCCCCATTGCCAAATAGAGTTCCTTTGATCCCCTCGCAAGCTGAAATGATGATGCCTCCAGGCATTGCTCACTtcccccctcctcctcctcctcctcctccagaTATGAGGCCACCACTCCCAATTCCAGGGGCACTTACTCAaccttctcctcctccacctGGTGTGGCCCCATCATCACTTATGCCAATGCCCCCTTTCGCTGCACCACCTGGACCAGGTGCATTGATGCGACCACTATTTCCCCCTATTCTTCCTCTTCAAGAAGATGACCTGGCTGCTTTTAGACCTCCTGTGCCCCCAAAACCATCTTATGTCAAGTCGGCAGCTTCCACAGTTGTGAAAAGACCACTAGCACAGCATACACCAGAACTAACTGCTATG GTCCCTGCTTCTGTGCGCGTAAGGAGGGAAACAGCTCTTCCGAAGACGAAGCCTAAGCAACAGACTTCTTCAAGTATACCTGCCCCGAAGCCTTCAGCTTCAGTGGTGGCTGGGAAGGCAGAGATGGCATCTGCATCATCAGCACCGAAGTCTCAGAGCATTGATGATTCATATATGGCTTTCTTGGAGGACATGAAAACACTAGGTGCTCTTGATGGTTGA
- the LOC120266708 gene encoding LOW QUALITY PROTEIN: HIPL1 protein-like (The sequence of the model RefSeq protein was modified relative to this genomic sequence to represent the inferred CDS: deleted 1 base in 1 codon) yields the protein METTFMVSFLLLLFLPITSFAFPLCTNSIAPVTLKAPLAFCSYNGSSCCDATDDANLQKKFQSMNISDSACGSLVKSILCTKCNPFSAELFGVESNIRTVPLLCNSTASVSSTQSKDAASNFCAQVWDTCKGISIRNSPFAPSLQGSTGVPVSSSKLIDLWQSNSDFCQSFGGSSDDTSVCFDGNSVSFNTTPNSPPKGVCLERIHNGSYISMSAHPDGSNRIFLSNQAGMIWLATVPEEGSGKTLEFDELNPFVDLTDEIHFDTQFGLMGMAFHPNFTTNGRFFVSFNCDRTQSTSCSGRCACNSDVGCDPSNLAPDNGAQPCQYQTVIAEFSANSSSSTPSTATTASPLEVRRILTMGLPFTSHHGGQILFGPKDGYLYFMMGDGGGKGDPLNFSQNKKSLLGKILRLDINNIPTSQEIADLRLWGNYSIPEDNPFSDDSEAQAEIWAYGLRNPWRCSFDSGRPFYFYCADTGEDTYEEIDLISKGGNYGWPVYEGPNRFQPIQTSQVNTTIANSTNITNPIFPVMGYTHAMVNKDIGSASVIGGYAYRSMEDPCMYGRYLYADLYAGAMWAGTESPESSGNYTSTLLPFSCAKDSLIPCDSVAGSSLPSLGYIFSFGEDNRKDVFILTSKGVYRVVRPSRCNYACAKEKNTNDVVPAPGPSSDAQFDRSGRMSMFLSAIFLFAVGFGFTV from the exons ATGGAGACTACTTTCATGGTTTCTTTTCTACTTCTCTTGTTCCTCCCCATCACCTCCTTTGCTTTCCCTTTGTGCACTAATTCAA TAGCACCAGTGACATTGAAGGCTCCTCTTGCTTTCTGCTCTTACAACGGAAGTAGCTGCTGTGATGCCACTGATGATGCTAACCTCCAGAAGAAGTTCCAATCCATGAATATCTCTGATTCTGCTTGTGGATCTCTTGTCAAGTCCATTCTTTGCACT AAATGCAATCCATTCTCTGCAGAGCTATTCGGTGTTGAATCAAATATTCGAACTGTTCCCCTTTTATGTAATTCAACTGCTTCTGTGAGTTCTACTCAATCAAAGGATGCCGCAAGTAATTTCTGTGCACAAGTTTGGGACACTTGCAAAGGCATATCTATAAGAAACTCTCCATTTGCACCTTCTTTGCAAGGAAGCACTGGAGTCCCAGTTTCATCGTCAAAGCTGATCGATCTCTGGCAATCAAACAGTGATTTCTGCCAATCATTTGGAGGATCATCTGATGATACATCAGTGTGTTTTGATGGTAACTCAGTTTCATTCAACACTACACCAAATTCACCTCCTAAAGGTGTTTGTCTTGAGAGAATCCATAACGGTTCGTACATTAGTATGTCAGCTCATCCTGACGGATCGAATCGCATCTTCTTGTCAAACCAAGCTGGTATGATTTGGTTGGCTACTGTTCCAGAAGAAGGATCAGGAAAAACTCTGGAATTCGATGAATTAAATCCTTTTGTTGATTTAACTGATGAAATCCATTTCGATACTCAATTCGGTTTAATGGGAATGGCATTTCATCCAAACTTCACAACCAATGGCCGGTTTTTCGTTTCATTCAATTGTGACAGAACTCAATCCACAAGCTGTTCTGGAAGATGTGCTTGTAATTCTGATGTAGGATGTGATCCATCAAATCTTGCCCCTGATAACGGTGCTCAACCATGCCAGTATCAAACTGTCATCGCAGAGTTTAGTGCTAACAGTTCTTCGAGTACACCGTCTACG GCGACGACTGCCAGCCCGTTGGAAGTAAGAAGGATACTAACCATGGGGCTTCCATTTACATCTCACCATGGTGGGCAAATCCTTTTTGGACCAAAAGATGGATATTTGTACTTTATGATGGGTGATGGAGGGGGTAAAGGCGATCCACTTAacttttctcaaaataaaaaatctcttcTTGGGAAAATTTTGCGGCTTGACATCAATAATATACCAA CTTCACAAGAGATCGCTGATCTTCGCTTATGGGGCAATTACTCAATTCCAGAGGATAATCCGTTTTCTGATGATAGTGAAGCACAAGCTGAGATTTGGGCTTATGGTTTGCGAAATCCATGGCGATGCAGTTTTGATTCCGGGAGaccattttatttttactgtGCAGACACCGGCGAG GATACTTATGAAGAAATCGATTTGATATCGAAAGGCGGGAACTATGGCTGGCCGGTGTATGAGGGCCCCAATCGTTTCCAGCCGATACAAACCTCTCAAGTAAATACTACAATTGCTAACTCCACAAATATCACAAATCCCATCTTCCCTGTGATGGGATATACACACGCCATGGTGAATAAAGACATTGGATCAGCATCAGTAATCGGCGGATATGCTTATCGGTCAATGGAAGATCCATGCATGTATGGAAG GTACTTGTATGCAGATCTGTATGCAGGAGCAATGTGGGCAGGTACAGAGAGCCCGGAAAGCAGCGGAAACTACACGAGCACTTTGCTTCCTTTTAGTTGTGCTAAAGATTCTCTGATCCCATGTGATTCTGTCGCCGGAAGTTCTCTGCCATCTCTTGGTTACATATTCTCATTCGGCGAAGATAACAGAAaagatgttttcattttgaCCAGCAAAGGTGTTTACAGAGTTGTTCGCCCGAGCCGATGCAACTATGCTTGTGCAAAGgagaaaaat acaaatgatgTGGTTCCAGCTCCCGGTCCTTCGTCTGATGCTCAATTTGATAGGTCAGGGCGCATGTCGATGTTCTTGTCTGCAATTTTCTTGTTTGCAGTTGGTTTCGGTTTCACTGTGTAA